In Salana multivorans, a single genomic region encodes these proteins:
- a CDS encoding siderophore-interacting protein, with amino-acid sequence MTRPTPTAGAPSRVFPAVVESLERLSPSFVRVTFAGEELRDLAPGGPDQRIKLIVPLPGSRVSTLPDGADWYSVWRRLDATERNPMRTYTIRGVAAGRLVVDVVAHGDTGPASRWIARAEVGDRLLVVGPDGSSRLPVGGSEWHPGAATTLLVAGDETAVPAACRILESLPADARGAVFLEVPTAADALAVRRPAGVDVHWLAREDGPGGGAGGGAGGVVGSRLTPAVRAWAADHLAPVGDGRPGAGPAEEPGLLNPGTELLWEVPSGPADGGYAWLAGEAGVITGLRRHLVRDLGIDRSRVAFMGYWKLGRPEN; translated from the coding sequence GTGACCCGCCCCACCCCGACGGCCGGTGCGCCGTCCCGCGTGTTCCCCGCCGTCGTCGAGTCGCTGGAGCGGCTGTCGCCGAGCTTCGTCCGCGTCACGTTCGCGGGCGAGGAGCTGCGCGACCTCGCGCCCGGCGGGCCGGACCAGCGGATCAAGCTCATCGTCCCGCTGCCGGGCTCGCGCGTGAGCACCCTCCCGGACGGCGCCGACTGGTACTCCGTCTGGCGCCGGCTCGACGCGACCGAGCGCAACCCGATGCGCACCTACACGATCCGGGGGGTCGCGGCCGGGCGGCTCGTCGTCGACGTCGTCGCGCACGGCGACACCGGGCCTGCCTCGCGGTGGATCGCCCGGGCCGAGGTGGGCGACCGCCTGCTCGTCGTCGGACCGGACGGCAGCAGCCGCCTCCCGGTCGGCGGCAGCGAGTGGCACCCCGGCGCGGCGACGACGCTGCTCGTCGCCGGCGACGAGACCGCGGTGCCCGCGGCCTGCCGGATCCTGGAGAGCCTGCCGGCCGACGCGCGGGGCGCCGTCTTCCTCGAGGTCCCGACCGCCGCCGACGCCCTCGCCGTGCGCCGGCCCGCCGGCGTCGATGTGCACTGGCTGGCGCGGGAGGACGGCCCCGGCGGCGGCGCGGGCGGCGGCGCGGGCGGCGTCGTCGGCTCCCGGCTCACCCCCGCCGTCAGGGCGTGGGCGGCGGACCACCTCGCGCCGGTCGGGGACGGTCGGCCCGGCGCTGGTCCGGCCGAGGAGCCCGGCCTGCTCAACCCCGGCACCGAGCTGCTGTGGGAGGTGCCGTCCGGGCCGGCCGACGGCGGTTACGCGTGGCTGGCGGGGGAGGCCGGCGTCATCACGGGTCTGCGCCGTCACCTCGTGCGGGACCTCGGCATCGACCGGTCGCGCGTGGCGTTCATGGGGTACTGGAAGCTCGGCCGGCCGGAGAACTGA